The genomic stretch TTCCTAACAATCACCCGGAGCCCCAAATAGCAACAATGCTAAGAgtcgagccaaacaattttgcaatcataaatgattaaatcatttaacttgtgatgtcaaaaaaaatattgtaaatctAAATGACGGCAAAATAACTATTCAAAAAACTAATTGTTGGGTAGAAGCAACTCAAAGAATTCAAACCATTTAACTTTTCCTCTCACATATTCAATGAGAGTCCCAaaccaaattaagtttttgattAGAAGTGAACTAGAATATAGggggaaactaaatgaattgggtCTTTTAGGTGAAAGAGGGggcaaagttaaaaaaaaaaaaaaaaaaattaaaagggggCACAAGTAATGTTTTTTGGGAGGGGAGGAAGCAAAACtaaagagaataataattaaaggagacaaatatatatatatatatatatattttttttttttaggggactaaaaaaaaagaatttaaaagggacataaatattattttggggggacaaatttataaaattggtatatttgaaagaaatttatgaaaaattgtaaaatttggggggacattcgtcccTCCAACCCCAGTTGTGGCTTTGCCCCTGCTCGAAACTATCATTAATTTTGTAGTTACATCTCCAAACTGCAAAAAGTGATATCGGGGTCTCCTATACTATCATTGTGGGTcgaaaattttgtatttttctccttaaaaaaatagctatttgaaaacaagtatattaaaattattaaaaaaataagacaaaaagaaaaactgaaagTATGATCCTTTTCACATTAGCccccttaaattattattgttttttttcaaatggttatttttatatattttttaataactttaaaagtattttgaaaagaaaaataaaaaagtgccTAATTTGACAAGAGATGGTAGAATGTGAATGCTTAATGttagtttttaaagtttgaaagcaTAATTAGAAATAATTTGAGAAGCCAAAGTATatttagatatatatttttttaggggaaaatccattgtaccccctgaagttttaagagtttttcaattggggaaaatgcagtttaccctcctgaagtttcaggggtttttcaattttaaccccaaagtttaaaaattggcaatctaccccctgaagtttcaaaaattggcaatttaaacattctgtttaatttttccgttaaatttgacggaaatttttttaaaaaagcctgagggtaatgatgtaatttcatagatttccgtccattttgacggaaaaattaaacggagagtttaaattgccaatttttgaaacttcaggggggtagattgccaatttttgaactttggggttaaaattgaaaaacccctgaaacttcagggaggtaaactgcattttttccttttcaatttgaacctcaaagtttaaaaattggcaatgtaccccctcaatgtttcaaaaattttcaatttaaaccttccgttaaattggacggaaattttttaaaaaaagcctgagggtaattatgtaattttataaattttcgtccaattttatggaaattagtaacagaaggtttaaattgaatttttttgaaacattaggagggcacattgctaatttttaaactttgagattcaaattgaaaaactcctgaaacttcaggagggtgaagtggatttttctctttttttaatacgAAGAGAAAGGACAATAATTTCTTACTAACTCCTTACATGTCAAATGCACTAAAGAAACTTCTAGCTAGGAATGTAGGTTTCAAACAGGAATCAAAAGCTCCACAAGTCGTCCGAAAACCAAGTCATTACAAAACTTTGAAGTTTCAAGAGTATTCGCGAAtatgcacaagatcaaaatgaaAATCTTCTATTACAAACATTTCCTTCTTTCATCCCCCTAATTAATATAATGCTCGATCTAAAAGAGTTATAAGTCTAGAATTTTCTTCTACCATGCATGCATTATAGATATTGTTATTCAataactactatatatatatacagatcgAGTTAACAAGAACTTATTCATGAACATTAACCGAGTCAAACTTATTCAGCCAACCCATTTTTGAATAGAATAATAGTCTAGCAAAACCCACTACAGTACTCCCCTATATATACCCACCACCATTGCTCTCTTCAACGTACACATCTTCAAAGATGAAAATGAAGATCTCTACTGCCTTGATTCTCTCCTTGGCTTTCTTGCTTGGAGCCTCCGCAGAACAATGTGGAAGCCAGGCCGGCGGAGCCGTATGTGCCAATGGGGAATGTTGTAGCAAATATGGGTGGTGTGGCACCAAAGGAGAATATTGTGGGACTGAATGTCAGAGCAATTGTAAAGCTGGCGGAACTCCAACCCCGTCCGCCACTCCTAGCGGCAGCGGCAATAACGTCGGTAGCATCATCAGCTCCGCCCTTTTCGACCGGATGCTTAGATATCGCAACGATCCGCGATGTAAGAGTAATGGGTTCTACACGTACAATGCTTTCATTACTGCTGCACGATCTTTTAGCGGCTTCGGCACCAGTGGTGATGTTAATACACGTAAAAGGGAGATTGCAGCTTTCTTGGCTCAAACCTCTCATGAGACAACTGGTGAGCAaacattttttatcttttttaattttgtttttggtttaatttgttgAATTTAATTGCGAAATTAAgatgattaattaattgtattttgtgtAGGAGGATGGGCAAATGCACCAGATGGCCCGTATACATGGGGTTATTGCTTTGTTACGGAAAACAACAAGCAAGACTACTGTACGCCGTCCACCCAGTGGCCGTGCGTTCCTGGCAAACAATTTTATGGCCGGGGACCGATTCAACTCACTCAGTAAGTCTCAATTAAATATGAGACaagtttgcttttattttcttgcacCTTTTGTCTGCAGTACAAATCAACTATTGAATTTATTAGGCTTATACATGAGTCTCACagatttaatgatgaatttgtAAAAGAGATGAGCAAAAGATTTACAATAGATTGACACCAAACACATCTCACTAAACagttaaatatataattacGTGTTGTGTTTCGAGTTATGTTGAAGTATGAGTacaagattatataggttaactctaactcgatttatttaattaaatgagtaaaaTTCTTAACCCTAATctaataattttgtattggatttgTGTCGGGTTCACAGGTTGTGTTATCAGCTTTAATATCATGTGTCAAGTTCAGATCACATCGAGAAATAGTTATAAAGCTACATAAGTCAACCTTAAGCCGACCCCTTTAACTAAATAAGTCATACTCTTCAATTTTAAtctgctaattttatatttaattcatatCAATTTGCAAGTCATATCCAAAATTGACAAACCTACATATAATATCAGAGACTTTGACCTTGACTTTTGACATTTTGATTGTTCGGTTGACTTTGACAGCAACTACAATTATGGGCAAGCGGGTAAAGCGATTAGAGTTGATCTCCTAAACAATCCAGATATGGTAGCCACAGACCCAGTAATATCATTCAAGACATCCATATGGTTTTGGATGACCCCACAGGGAAACAAGCCGTCCAGCCACAATGTCATCATTGGAAAATGGACACCATCCAATGCGGACAAGTCAGTCGGTCGGGTTCCAGGCTATGGTGTGATCACCAACATAATCAATGGTAAGATCGAATGTGGGCATGGTGCTGATAGTAAAGTGGCTGATAGGATTGGATTTTACAAAAGGTACTGTGACATATTGGGAGTAAGCTACGGGGACAACCTAGACTGCTACAATCAGAAGACTTTTGCCTAAGCTAACTAGCTGCTATGCTCCAAGGCAAATAAAGGTTCAAACACGTATAATAATTAAGGAGACAATAAACCCTATATGTAATTGGAGAGATTTTCTTGTCCAATGAGAAGGTTTCTACGTTACAGCTGAATAAAGAaggaattaataaatttgaatatTAGAGGTGTAGCCCCAATATCGCTTGTATTAATGTGATATCCCGCATTggaacagattttttttttttttttttttttttttttttttctgaattgaGATTTCATTATCATAGCAAAAAAAGCTTAAAGTTTCGTAGCTACAATATGACGAATACATTTAGGGACCTCATCCCACCACACCTGAACTTCTCCAACAGTTAGACTGTATTCTGCCAACGTGTAAGCAGCCACATTAGTAGTTCTTTTGGTATGGCTCACCTGCCATTCCTACATGCTATTAACTATTTAGAAGGGTTTTGGCATCATTAATAAC from Corylus avellana chromosome ca1, CavTom2PMs-1.0 encodes the following:
- the LOC132179630 gene encoding endochitinase-like — protein: MKMKISTALILSLAFLLGASAEQCGSQAGGAVCANGECCSKYGWCGTKGEYCGTECQSNCKAGGTPTPSATPSGSGNNVGSIISSALFDRMLRYRNDPRCKSNGFYTYNAFITAARSFSGFGTSGDVNTRKREIAAFLAQTSHETTGGWANAPDGPYTWGYCFVTENNKQDYCTPSTQWPCVPGKQFYGRGPIQLTHNYNYGQAGKAIRVDLLNNPDMVATDPVISFKTSIWFWMTPQGNKPSSHNVIIGKWTPSNADKSVGRVPGYGVITNIINGKIECGHGADSKVADRIGFYKRYCDILGVSYGDNLDCYNQKTFA